The following nucleotide sequence is from Thioalkalivibrio sp. XN279.
GGAAGTCGAGGAACCCGACGACCCCTGGAGCTACATCGGCTACTGGGGCGACCACCAGATCGTGTACCTGTTGCGCCTACTGGAGTTGTCGCGCAGCTTCTACCCTGCGCGGCTCAACCAGCTGCTGCAGGAACGCCTGTTCTGCTACGCCAACGTGCCGTATCGCATCCGGCCCTTCGATGCCCTGCTGCGGGATCCGCAGCAAACCGTCGATTACGACGAGCCGCTGGCCGAAGAGATCGAGCGACGCGTAGCTGCAGTGGGCGCTGACGGCAAACTCATCCTCGATGCCGATGGAGAGGTTTACCTCGTCACGCTGGCAGAGAAGCTGCTGGTGCCTTTGCTCGCCAAGCTCGGCAACCTGGTCGTGGACGGTGGCGTCTGGATGAACACGCAGCGGCCCGAGTGGAACGACGCCAACAACGCACTGGTGGGTCACGGCCTCTCCATGGTGACGCTTTGCCACATGCGCCGCTATGTGCACTTCCTGGCAGACCTGCTGGCCGGGGCTGACGGCAGCCTCGAAATCTCCTCCGAGGTGGCGGCATGGCTGAGCGAAACCACCGCGGCCCTCGGAAAACTCTGCGCGAAGCTTGGATCCGGGCCCGTTGACCCCGCGCTCCGATTCGAGTCGTTGTCCGAGCTCGGACAGGCGGCCAGTCGTTACCGGAAATCCGTCTACGCGCAGGACGGCTTCTCAGGCCAGGCCAAGGTACCTGTCGGCGAAATCAACCGCCTGCTCGAGCAGGCCCTCGCCGCGATCGATCACAGCATCGTGAACAATCGTCGCGAGGACGGGCTCTACCACTCCTACAACCTGCTCGACCTGCGCCAGGCCGGTGTCAGGGTGGAGACGCTGTACCCCATGCTCGAGGGCCAGGTCGCAGCACTCAGTTCCGGCGTCGTAGAGCCGGGCGAAGCAGCGCACTTGCTGGAGGCGCTCTACTCCAGCCCGCTGTATCGTCCGGACCAGGACAGCTTCCTCCTCTACCCGGACCGCACGCTGCCCAGGTTCCTCGACAAGAACCGCATACCACCCGAGCAGGTAGCCGCCCTGCCCGTGCTCGAGATCATGCTTGCCCGGGGCGATGAGCGCATCGTCCTGCGCGACGCCGAAGGATGCTACCGGTTCAGCTCCGAGTTTCGTAACGCACGCGACCTGGACGCCGAGATCGATCGGCTGCTCGCCGACTACGGCGAGGTGCTCGAGGCGGCACGGCCACAACTGAGTGAACTGTTCGAAACGGTCTTCCACCATCGCGCATTCACCGGCCGATCGGGCACGATGTTCGCATTCGAAGGCCTCGGCTCCATCTATTGGCACATGGTGGCCAAGCTCCTGCTTGCCGCGCAGGAAAGCTATTTCATGGCCCTGGACGCGGATGCCGACGCCGAGACCCGCCAGCGCCTCGGCAGGCTTTATTACCGCATCCGCGCCGGTATCGGCTTCAACAAGAGCCCCGCGGAATACGGCGCCTTCCCCACTGATCCCTACTCGCACACCCCGCGTCATGCCGGTGCGCAGCAGCCGGGCATGACCGGCCAGGTGAAGGAGGAAGTCCTGACCCGATTCGGCGAACTCGGCGTGAGAGTGTCCGGCGGCGTCGCGCGCTTCCAGCCGTCCTTGCTCAGGGCGCAGGAATTCAGAAAAGAGCCCGGCGTATTCCGCCATCTCGATGTCGACGGCGCGTGGCAGGAACTCGAACTTCCGGCCGACGCCATGGCGTTCACCTGGTGCCAGGTGCCGGTCGTCTACAGGCTGCACCGGGAGGCCGAGAGCGTGCTGAGCGTCACCTACGACGACGGCAACACGTCCCAGCTGCAGCGCAACTCTTTATCCCGGGAAGACAGCGCCGACCTGTTCGGCCGCAGCGGCCGCATCCGCTGCATCGAGCTGCACCTGGCGTCGCATGAACTGTTCGCCTAGCGCGAGCGCAGGAGACCGCACATGTCGAACCTGTACCAGAGAAAACTGCCGTTGGCCGGCATCGATACCTCCGGGATGACTACCCGGGAACTTGGAGAGCTGGCGCGGGAGATCCTGGACGAGGGCATCCACGGAATCTGCTTCAGCCCATATCTTCCGCACCAGTCGCCCGGCGACATCATCGAGGCCGGCCAGGTGGAGCAACGTCTCGAGCTGATCCGGCCCTGGGTGAAATGGATCCGGAGCTTTTCCTGTACCGATGGCAACGAGCTCATTCCGGCGCTGGCCGCGAGCAAGGGTCTCAAGACCATGGTCGGCGTATGGCTGAGCGACGATCACGAACTGAACGAGCGCGAGCTGGCGAATGGCATTGCCGTGGCGCAGGCCGGACACGCTTCCATCCTCGCCGTGGGGAACGAAGTCTTGCTGCGCGGCGACCTGACAGAGGATGAACTGCTCGACTACCTGTCACGCGCCAAGGCGGCAGTCCCGGACGTGCCGGTAGGCTACGTGGACGCCTACTTCGAGTTCGTCGACCATCCTCGCATTACAGCCGCCTGCGACGTGTTGCTCGCAAATTGCTATCCGTTCTGGGAGGGCTGCCCCGCCCCGTATGCACTGCTCTACATGAAGGACATGTATCGCCGCGTGGCCAGGGCCGCAGGGGGTAAGCGTGTTATCGTCAGTGAAACGGGCTGGCCCACGATCGGCAAGGCAACGGGAGGCGCAGAGCCGTCCTACGAAAATGCCCTGAAATACTTTATCGACACCTGCCGCTGGGCACACGAGGACGAGATCGAGATGTTCTACTTCTCGGCCTTCGATGAACCCTGGAAAGTCGCGGCGGAAGGGGATGTCGGTGCCTACTGGGGCCTGCTCGACAAGGACGGCAAACCCAAGTACTGGTAACAGCATACATATCCCAGCTCACGAGACCGGATGAAATGGCGAAACCCAGGATCGATGACGTCGCCCGCCTTGCCGGGGTCTCGCCGAAGACCGTATCGCGGGTCGTCAACCGCGAGCCCAATGTCCGGGATGCGACGCGGGAGAAAGTCGAACAGGCCATCGAAGAGCTCGGCTACCGCCCAG
It contains:
- a CDS encoding glycosyl hydrolase family 17 protein, yielding MSNLYQRKLPLAGIDTSGMTTRELGELAREILDEGIHGICFSPYLPHQSPGDIIEAGQVEQRLELIRPWVKWIRSFSCTDGNELIPALAASKGLKTMVGVWLSDDHELNERELANGIAVAQAGHASILAVGNEVLLRGDLTEDELLDYLSRAKAAVPDVPVGYVDAYFEFVDHPRITAACDVLLANCYPFWEGCPAPYALLYMKDMYRRVARAAGGKRVIVSETGWPTIGKATGGAEPSYENALKYFIDTCRWAHEDEIEMFYFSAFDEPWKVAAEGDVGAYWGLLDKDGKPKYW